In Micromonospora ferruginea, the sequence CAGGTGCGCGGCGATGGAAGGCACGGTGTTGAGCAGGGTCAGGTGCTCGCGGCCCGGCAGCCGGGGCAGGTCCAGCGCGTGGCCGGCGACGACGACGGTCCCGCCGGCGGCGAGCGGGACGAGCAGTTCGAAGACGGACAGGTCGAAGCTCAGCGGCGTGCCGGCGAGCACCCCCCGCCACTCGTCGGCGCGGTACGCCTCGACACCCCACGCGGCGAACGCGGCGAGCCCGCGGTGGGTGAGCGCGACGCTCTTCGGCCGGCCCGTGGAGCCGGAGGTGAACAGCACGTAGGCGAGCTGGTCGGGATGCACGACGGCGGGCGGCAGCGGCGGTGGGAGCCCGGCGGCGCCGTCCCCGCTGTCGTGCGGGTCGTCGAGCAGCAGACGACGCGGCCCGGTCGGCACGCGGTCGACCAGTGCCGACTCGGTCACGACGACGGTCGGCCGGGCCTCGTCGAGCACCGCGGCGAGCCGGGCCGGCGGCAGGGTGAGGTCGAGCGGGCAGTACGCGCCGCCGGCCCGCAGGATGCCCAGCAGCGCCAGCGGCAGCCGTTCGGTGCGCGACACCGCGACGCCCACGACGACCTCCGGCCCGACGCCGAGGCGGCGCAGTCGGCGGGCCACCTCGGTGCTGTGGCGCTCCAGTGCCGCGTAGGTGAGCGAGCGGGCGCCGTGGCGGACGGCGACGGCGTCGCGCCGCCGTACCCGGTCGATCCTGGCGAGTAGGTCGGGGCCGGCCGGGACCGCCGCTGCGGCGGGCGCCGTCACGGTGTCGTCGGCCAGCAGCGCGTCGAGTGGGACGGCGGGGTCGGCGACGACCCGGCGGACCGCGTCGGCGCAGCGGGCGCCGATGGCGGTGGCGGTTTCCGGGTCGAACAGGTCGGCGGCGTAGCGCACCTGGATGGCGGTGCCGGCGTCGGTGTGCGCCACCTCGACGCAGAGCGGCACCTGGGCGTCGGTCGGCAGGACCGGCTCGGCGGTGAGCACGAGCCCGCCGAGGTCGAGCCGCTCGCCGGCGGCGCCGAGGGCCAGTGCCGCGGTGCCGGAGGGGGCGAACGGCGGCGGCGTGTGATGGACGAACATGACGTCGAACAGCGGGTTGCGCCCGTCGGGCCGGGACGCGCCGGCGGCGACGACGATCTGCGCGAACGGCAGCTCGTGATGGTCCAGTGCCCCGGTGATCGCGGCGTGTGCCCGGGCGGTGAGGTCGGCGGCGGTGACCGCCCCGGTGGTCTCGACGCGGATCGGCAGGGTGTTGGCGAGGAACCCGACGGTGTTCCGCACCGCCGGGTCGGTGCGTGCGGCCACCGGCACGCCGACCGTCACCGCGCCGGCCCCGCAGTAACCGCCGAGGACCGCGGTGACGGCGGTGAACAGCACCGTGAACGGCGTGGTGCCGAGGGCGGCGGCGGCCCTGGCGACGTCGTCGCGGGTCACCCCGGGCAGGAGGCCGCGCACCGCCCCGGCGGGCCCGCCGGGCGCGCCGCCGCCGGTCCGGTCGACCGGCAACGCCGCGTCCTCGTGCTCCCGCAGGGTGCGGGCCCACCAGTCACGTAGCGCCGCCCGGTCGGCGCCGCGGGCCGTCGTGGCCCCTGGCGGGGGACCGGAGGGCGGCAGCTCCGGCGTCCGGCCCGCGGCGAAGGCGCGGTACGCGGCGGCGAACTCGCCGACCAGGATCGATGCCGACCACAGGTCCACTGCGGTGTGGTGCGCGGCGAGTGCCAGGAACCGGTCGACGCCGGCGTCGACGACGGTGGCGCGCAGCCGCGCCTCGCCGGGCCCGAACGGCGCGCGCGCGGCGGCCTGTACGAGCGCGGCGACCTCGGCCCGGTCGCGTCCGCGCGCGTCGACGGTGTGCAACGGCAGCTCGCCGGTCGGGGTGGACCTGCCGGGCGGGGTGCCGAGCAGCGCCGGGTGCCGCGCCCCGAGCAGACGCAGCGTCGCCCGCAGCGCGTCGAGGTCGGCGTCGGTGGGCAGCCGGAAGGCCCGGCCGAGGACGTACATGGACGTGCCCGGGCGACGCTGCTCCAGATACCGCGTCGCGGCAAGGTTCGCCTCGGCGATGCTCTCGCCCGTCTCGTCGTCCGGCGACTGCCCGGGCTGGGCGCCGGGCCGCACGCCCGGCCCGGTGCCGGTGGGCCAGTGCGCGACGACGGCCCCGGCCAGCTCGGTGACGGACGCCGCGGCGCTCAGCGCCGACATCGGCAGCCCGACGTCCCATGCTGCGGTCAGGTCGCCGTGAAGCTGGGCCATCGCGAGCGAGTCCAACCCGGCGGCGACCGGCGAGGCGTCGCCGTCCAGCAGATCGTCGGGCCGTTCTCCGGACGGCGCGACGAACGCGGCCAGCCGGGCGCGCAGCGCGGCGGCCACCGCGGCGACCCGCTCGTCGGTGGGCAACGCGTCGAGTTCGGCCCGGCTCGGCAGCGGCGGCGTCTGCGCCGGCGCGTCACGCAGCCGGTCCTCCGCGAGCACCCGCAGCGTGCCCTCGAGGTACCGGTCGCGGCTGACCGAACGCCGCACCTTGCCGCTGGTGGTGCGGGGCAGGCTGCCCCGCCGTACGGCGAGCACGGCGTGGGGCTGCACACCGAAGGCATCGCCGATCGCGGCGCGCAGGCGCGCCAGCAGCGGACCGGGATCGGCGGCGTCGGGGCCGCGCGTCGGCGTCTCGGCGGCGAGCACGAGCCGCTCGGTGCCGTCGTCGACGGCGAACGCGGCGACGACGCTGCCCGACAGCGCCGGGTCCGCGGCACGGGCCACCTCCTCGATGTCCTCGGGCGCGAGGTTGCGGCCGCGCACGACGATGGTGTCCTTGCGGCGACCGGTGAGGTAGACCTCGCCGTCCACGATCCGGCCGAGATCCCCGGTGCGCAGCCCGTCCGACCCGTACACGGCGGCCGTCGCGGCCTCGTCGCGCCAGTAGCCGCGTGTCACGCTCGGTCCGCTGACCACGAGTTCACCGACGTCCCCGGGAGGCATCTCGACGCCCGTGTCCGGGTCGACGGCCCGCACCCGCAGTCCGCCGAGAGCGGGGCCGCAGGAAACCTGCTCGGGTCGGCGCGGCCGGTCGGGCGGCAGCGTGCGCAGCCCGCCGCCACGGCGTCCGCCGCTGATGATGAGCGTCGTCTCGGCCATGCCGTAGCACGGGTAGAACGCCTCCGGCCGGAAGCCCGCGACGGCGAACGCCTCGGCGAAGCGGCGCAGGGTGCGGGCTCGGACCGGCTCCGCGCCGACGAAGGCGATCTCCCACGCGGACAGGTCCAGCGCGGCCCGCTCCTGGGCCGGGATCCGGTCGACGCACGCGTCGAAGGCGAAGTTCGGACCGCCGGACAACGTCACCCGGTGCTCGCTCACCAGCCGCAGCCACGACAGCGGTCGCCGCGCGAAAGCCTCCGTGGACAGCAGCGTCATCGACATGCCGGACCACACCGGCGACAGCAGACCACCGAAGAGGCCCATGTCGTGGTACGGCGGCAGCCAGACCAGGCCGCGGTCGGCCTCGGTCAGCGACATGCCCGACGTGATCGCGGCGAGGTTGTGCGCGATGCTGTCGTGCGTCACCATCACGCCCTTCGGCACGCCGGTGGAGCCGGAGGTGTACTGCAACACGGCCACGCCCTCGGGAGCCGGCGTGGCATGTGTGAGGTCGGCAGTGACACGCAGGTCGAGCAGGTCCGGCGCGGTGAACGCGGCGACGGCGCCGCTGGCGCGTACGACCGGATGGGCGGCGAGCCGCGCCCGTGGTGACTCGTCCTCGTCGCGGGCCCGGGCCCGCGGCGGCAGCGGCACGGCGACAGCACCGGCGGCGAGGCAGCCGAGCAGCCGGACGAGATACTCCAACCCGCCCGGCAGGGCGAGCGCGACACGTTCCCCGGGTCGCACGCCGCCCGCCCGCAGCGCCGTCGCCACCTCCTCGACGCGGCCGGCGAGGCGGGCGTACGACAGTCCGCGCAGCGGCTCGTCGCCGTCGACCGCCTCCAGGTATCCGACCCGCTCCGGCTCCCGCTCCGCGCGCCGCCACAGAACGTCGAGCAACGGCGCGGACCCGTGGTGCAGTGCCATGTGCCAACCCAATCCTCGCGTGGTGTGCGAATGGAGGTCCGCGCTAGCGGGCCGCGCCGGCCACCGCCGGTTCGGATACGAGCGCCGCCGCCGTGGCGTCGAGGCGGTCCAGGGCCTCCTCGAGGCCGGCCAGCAGCCGTCGGCTGCGCGGCCCGAGCTGTTCGGCGACGCGCAGCGCTCCGGTGGAGCCGTGCGCGCCGAAGACACGCAGCGCGGTCCACTCGTTGGCGAGACGGTCGACCTGCCGGCCGGCCTGTGCCAGCTCGTCACGGCCGAGGCGACGTCCGGCGGCGCGCAGGAAGTCCGCGTGCAGCGCGGCCGCTCCCTGGGCCGCCCAGCCGACGCCGTACAGCTCGCCGAGCGCCCCGGCGGCGACCTCCGCGTTCCCGCCGTGGGCGCGGTCACGGATGTCGCCGAGCCAGTGCCGCAGCCCGTCCAGGCCGCCACGGCCGGCCGGCGACGGCGTGGGGTCCCGGAATTCGTCCACGTTGGACCTGATGACGGCCGCTACCCAGGCGGCGTCGGTGACCGGCGGTGGGCCGGTGAACTCCACGTCGATCCAGCGGTGCGCGATGCGGGGGCCGGCGAAGAAGTAGTCGCGGGTCTCGGGCCGCGCCTCGTTGCCCGAACCACGCGCGCGGAGGAAGTCGGCGATCGGGATGGGACCGCGGTACAGCGGCGGGGTGGGCTCCAGCACGTACGCCTCGCCCGTGTCGTCGTCGTATCCCCAGACCACCACGAGGTGCGCGGCGTGCACGTCGCCGAAGGCGGGCCGGATCGGCATGTGGAAGTTGTCCACGGCGGCGATCGCGAGGCGGCCCTCGCGCAGCGACTGCCGCAGTCCGTCCCAGCCCGCCGCGCCGTCTGTCGGGTGCGTCCAACGGGCACGCACCGGGTGGAACGGGAACATCGTCTCGCCCAGTGTCGGCCGCGGCGTGGGATGGTAGAACTCCTCACCCCGCACCTGGGCGGGGTCGTGGTGGAACTGCCACACCGCGCCGAGCGCCTCGACCGGATCGAAGCCGCGCGCCAGCAGCAGGACCGCGAGGCAGTCGTGCAGGCAGTTGCCGAGGTCGTGGAACCAGAAAGGCGGCTCGTCCAGCAGTACCCTCATCACCGCCACCCGTTGGACACGGCTGTCATCGCGAAGATGTGCACGGCGATGTTGTCGGGCAGGCGCAGATACACGAGCTCCTCCTGGCGTGGCACGGGCAGCCGTTGCTGCCAGATCCTCGGCCCGATGCCCGGCTGGACGTGGCGTGGAAAGTGAATGCGGTCGCAGCGCACCGCCTCCAGTTCACCGAAGCGCGGCGGCGACGCGGGCCAGAAGTCCGAGACGCGTAGCCACTCCTCGTCGACGGAGCCGTCGCGGTAGTGCAGGTGCACGACGTCCTCGATCCGACGTTCGGCGCAGGCCAGCAGGTAGATCCAGTCGTACCGTGCCGGCCGCAGGTCGATGCGCTGCCCGGCGCAGACCACGTTGTCCAGCCGGCCCGGCCCCGTGCGCGGGAAACGGAACGGCACCGCGCCCGGGCGGAACACCTCGGTGGCGTCGGGCAGCTCCTCGATCGGAAACGAGTTGCGCCACACGTTGAGGCCACCCGCGCCGGTGGTCTCCGGCGTGGTTGCCGCGGTGTTGTTGAAACAGGCTGACAGGTCGACCATCTCGGCGCGGAAGGTAGCCATTTCCAGCACATGTGTCATGGCAGTCCAAACATTGACTCTTATGGAATCTGGAATGTCGACGAGCGGAGTCTGTGCAGCTCGCGAGGCGCGCGTCAAGCCTGGTCGGCGAGGTGTGTCCCGCCGGCGGGACAACGAATTTCCGCCCGCACTGGCACGCGGTGTGCCGTGCTAGCTTGGCCGGGAAATCGACCGGGTAGGAGGCATTTCGGTGCGCCCTGAACTCGCGCGTCGGCCATTATCGGACACCGTCGCGGCGTCATTTGCGCAGGAGCGGTTCTGGTTCGTCGACCAGTTGCGGCCCGACTCGGCCCTGCACAATCTCGCCTTCGGCGTGGACGTCGACGGGCCGCTCGACGAGGGCGCGCTCGCCGCGGCGCTACACGAGGTCGTGCGGCGACACGAACTGCTGCGCACGCGGTTCGCCGTGGTCGACGGAGCGCTGTGCCTCGGGCCGGTGGACCCGGTCGGGCCGCGGTTGGTCGCCCGCGACGTGCCGGCGGCGCGGCTCGACGAACTGACCAGGGCCGCGGCTGACAAACCGTTCGACTACCGCGCCGGCCCGCTGCTGCGGATGCTGCTCCTGCGTCGGTCGCCGTCACGCCACCGGCTGGTGCTCGTCGCGCACCACGCGGTGTTCGACGGCTGGTCGTTCGGCGTGTTCCTGGCCGAGCTCGCCGAGCTCTACGCGGCGCACCGCCAGGACCGACCGGCCCGGCTTCCCGGGCTCGCGCTGCAGTACCGTGACTACGCCGCCTGGCAGCGCGAGGCGTTCGCCGCCGGCGCGTTCGACGAGGACCTGGCGTACTGGGCGGGTCAGCTCGCCGGTGACCCCCCGCCCCCACCGCTGCCAGCCGATTTTCCGCGACCGTCCCGACCCCTGCTGCGCGGGGCCACCCACCGCTTCCAACTGCCGGCGAGTGACGTACGGGCGCTGCGCACGCTCGCCGCCGAGGAGCAGGCGACCGAGTTCATGGCGTACCTCGTGGTGCTGCAGGCGTTGCTGTGGCGGCGCGGCGGACAGACCGAACCGCGTGTCGGCAGCCCCACCGCCGGGCGGTCGGACGAGCGGCTCGACGCGCTCATCGGACCGTTCATCAACGTCGTGGTGCTGCGCGGCGACCTGTCCGGCGACCCCACCCTGCGGCAGTTGCTCGGGCGGGCCCGCGCGGCGACCACGGGCGCGCTCGCCCACCAGCACGCGCCACTGCAGCACGTGGTGGAGCGCACCGCCGCCCGGCGGGCGCCCTACCACGTGGCGTTGGCCGTGCAGAACTTCCGCGCCCCGCCGCTTGACCTCGGCGAAGGTCTCCGGATCTCGGCCTTCCCGGTCGACGTCGACGCCGCGCAGCACGATCTGTCGGTCTTCGTGACGCCGTCGGCGGACGGTGCGCAATGCATGCTGCAGTACGACACGGCGGTGCTGCGACCCGACACCGTCGTCGCGCTCGCCACGGACTTCGCCGAGCTGGTGCGTCGCCTGGCCCGCGATCCGGACCTGCCGCTGGCCCGCCTCGCCCGCCCCGAGCCGTCGCCGGGGCGCTTCGCGCGGGACGCGCCGTTTCCGCTCGCCACGGCGCAGCGCCGCTGGCACGCCGCCGAGCTCGCCCGCCCCGGTGACCCGGCGGCGAAGATCGTTCGGGTCGTCGAGTTGCGCCCGGCGCGGCCCGCCGCCCAGGTGCGGACGGCCGTGGAGCGGCTGGCGCGGCGGCACGAGATGCTGCGCGTCGGCATCGCGCCCGACGGCCGCACCCAGTCCCTGCGACCCGACGGGGGGCCGGAGCTTCGGGTGGCGTCGACGGCGGGGGACGGCGACCCGATCCGGGGCGCCGTCGAGCGGGCCCGCGCCGCCGTGCCCCACCTCGACCGGTGCGGCGTCGAGGTGACCCTGGTCGAGCCGGCCGGCCGGTCCGTGCTCGTCATCGCCGCGCACCGCGCGGTGGTCGACGACGACGGCGTCGACCGGCTCTGCCGCGACCTCGCCGCCGACGACCCCGCCACCGAACCCGAGGATCGGTGGGAACTGGCTCCCGGGCATCTCGACTGGGCGCTGTGGTGCCGGCGCCGCGCCGCTCGGCGTGACGAAGCCGCCGAGGCGCTCTGGAGCCACCGGCACGCCGCGGCGGCCGAGCCGTTGGTCCTGGCCGGCCGCGCTCCGGCGACAGCGGCGGACACCGCCACCCGGGACGTGCGGGTCCGGCTGGACGCGGCGGCCACCGCCCGCCTCGACGCCGTGTGCGCCGCCGCCGCCGTGAGCCGTCGTACCGGCCTGCTCACCGTGCTCGGTCTGCTACTCGCACGGCACACCGGACGCACCGAGACGTGGATCGGCGTCGAAGTCGCGCCGCCCGGAGCACCCGACCCGCACATCGAGGTGGGCACCCGCGCCGAACTGCTGCCGGTGCCGGTCGAAGCGGGCGACGCCGGCCTGCCCGAGGTGCTCACCGCGGTCGAGGCGGCGCTGGCCGAGGCCCGGGCACACGCGGGATCGGAGGCGACCCCCGCCGCCGCGCGCATCGTGTTCCGGCACCGACCGGCCGTCCCAGCCGATCCGGCGACCGGAGGTGTCGGCGTCGACGTGACAGGCGCCGCCGAGGCCGAGCTGACGGTCACCGCGCGCGACGCGGCGGACGGTGTCGACCTCGTCTTCGCGTTCCGCGCGCAGCAGTTCGAGCCGGACGCGGCCGAACAGCTCGCCGGCCGGTTCGCCGCACTGCTCGATCGGCTGTGCGCCACGCCGGACCGGCCGGTACGGCGTGCCGCCGTCGTGGTCGGCGCCGAACGGGCGGCGCTGCTGCGCGCCGGGGACCGCCTCGCCGCGACCGGTCCCGACGCCACGCTGCACGGGCGGTTCGCGACGCACGCCGCCGCCGACCCGGAACGCATCGCGCTGCTGCACGGCGCCCGGGCGGTGCGCTACGGCGAGCTCGACCGATGGAGCAACCAGATCGGCCACGCGCTGGTGCGGCTCGGCGTTCCGTCCGGGGGAGTGGTCGCGGTGGTGGCGGAGAACGGCCCGCTCGCGGTCGCGGCACTGCTCGGTGTGCTCAAGGCGGGCGCGGCGTTCGCCTGCCTCGACCCGGCCCAACCACCCGCCCGGCTCGACGCTGTCCTGCGACGCACCGCGCCGGCCGCCGTGCTGATGGACCGGGCCGCCGCGGCCCGCCACGGCGGATCCGCGACGGTGGTGCTCGACGATGGCGGCGCATCCGAGCGGGAACCCGTGCCGGAACCGTGGCGCGGACCGGTCCTCGACACCGGTTCGGAGCCGGCCACCGCGCCGGGACGGACCGTGACCCCGAACGACCTCGCCTACCTCGCCTTCACCTCCGGTTCCACCGGCCGGCCCAAGGCGATCCCCCACGCGCACCGTGACCTGGCCCAGTTCGCGCAGTGGCAGAGCACGGCGTTCGACGTCGGGCCCGGCGCGCGGATGGGTCAGCTCGCGCCGATGCCGTTCGACGTGGCGTACTGCGAGATCTTCGGCGCGCTGTGCCACGGTGCCACCCTGTGCCTGCGACCGGCCGGTGGGCACGGTGATCCGGTCGCGCTCGCCGCGTGGCTGGCCCGTGACCGCGTCAGCGTGCTGCAGGTGATCCCGGCGTTGTTCCGCGAGATGCTCGCCGCCGCCGGCCCCCTGCCCGAGCTGCGTACGGTGCTGTTCGTCGGGGAGGCCCTGCACACCGAGCTCGTCCGGCGGGCCCGGCACCGCCTCGGCCCGGCGGTGCGGCTGGTCAACGTCTACGGCCCGACGGAGGTCGTCGCCGCGACCTACCAGGTCGTGACCGACCTGCCCGACACGGCGGTGGTGCCGATCGGCCACCCGATCGACGGACGTCAGGTCGTGGTGCTCGACCCCGCCGGGGAGCTGTGCCCGCCCGGCGCCACCGGCGAGGTCTGCGTGCACAGCTCCTACCTGGCACCCGGGTACCGCGGCGACGAGGCACAAACCGCGCAGCGGTTCGTGACCGGCGTGCTGCCGGAGGTGCCCGGCGTGCTGTACCGCACCGGTGACCTGGCCCGGCTACGCCCGGGCGACCTCGCGCTCGAATTCGCCGGACGTCTCGACAACCAGGTGAAGATCTCCGGCATCCGGCTGGAGTTGGAGGAGGTCGAGGCAGCCGTCGCCCGGCACCCGGACGTGCGCCAGTGCGTGGCGGCCGTGCGCGGAGGATCCGGTCCCTACGACCCTGGACGGCTCGTCGCCTACGTCGTCACCGACGACGGCGCCGCACCGGCCGACCTGCGCGACGTCCTTCGCGACAGTGTGCCCACCCACATGGTGCCGGCCGACGTGGTCGCCCTGCCGGCCCTGCCCCGCACCGCCAACGGAAAGATCGACCGGGCCGCGCTGCCCGATCCGCCCACGCGACCGGACACCGGCGCCGCCCACGTGGCGCCGCGGACCTTCCTGGAGCGGCAGCTCGCCGGCCTCGTCGCCCAGGTGCTCGGCGTCGAGCGCGTCGGGGTCCACGACGACTTCTTCGCGCTGGGCGGTAACTCGTTGCAGGCGGCCCGCCTGGTCAACCGGGCCCGCGAGGCGCTCGGGCTGGAACTCTCCCTGCAATCGCTGCTCACCGAACCCACCGTGGCGGCTGCCGCGGCGGCCGCCGACCGGACGGGCGGCTACGAGGCCGAGGTGGCGCGGCTCGAGCGCGAGCTGCGCGAGCTGCCGCCGGAGCAACTGCGTGCCCTGCTCGCCCGCCATCAGGCGGGCGGAGTACCTGCCGAGCCACGGGAGCCGTAACGACATGACACACGCCGACCCCATCGACACCGCGCGTGAGACGGTGGAGATCACCGCCGAGCGGTACACGCTGGAGGAGCTGTACCAGATCGCGACCAGGCGGCCCCGGCTCGCGCTGGCGCCCGACGTCGCCAAGAAGATCGGTGAGGGCGCGCGATACATCGCCCAGATCTCCGGTCAGGACCGGCACATCTACGGCGTCAACACCGGCTTCGGCTCGCTGTGCACGACCCGGATCTCACCCGAGCACATGTCGGACCTGCAACACAAGCATCTCGTGTCGCACGCCTGTGGCGTCGGCGACGTCGTGCCCGAGCGCGTCTCGCGGTTGATGATGCTCGTGAAGTTGCTGACCTTCCGCGCGGGCTACTGCGGAATCTCCCTCGACGTCGTCGGCCGGATGCTCGACATGTGGAACGCCGACGTCATCCCCGCCGTGCCGAAGAAGGGGTCCGTCGGCGCCAGCGGCGATCTCGCGCCGCTGGCTCACCTGGCGCTGCCGATCATCGGCTTGGGCCGGGTGCACGTCGGTGGCGCGGTCATGGACGCCCACGAGGTCCTCGCCGAGCGGGGCTGGCAGCCGCTGCGGCTGCGGCCGAAGGAGGGTCTCGCGCTCACCAACGGCGTGCAGTACATCAACGCCCTCGCCGCCGACTCGATCGTGCGCTGCGGGGAGCTCATCCGCGCCGCCGACCTCATCGCGTCGCTGAGCATCCAGGCGTTCAGCTGTGCCGACACCTTCTACCAGCAGATCCTGCACGACACCTGCCTGCACCCCGAGCGCGGCGTCGTCGCGGCCAACCTGCGTGCGCTGCTGGACGGCAGCAACCACCCGACCCTGCCGGGCGCCAACGTCGCCCGGGAGGACCCGTACTCGTTCCGCTGCGTGCCGCAGGTGCACGCCGCGGTCCGGCAGACGTACGGACATGCCCGCACCGTCATCGAGCAGGAGTGCAACAGCGTCTCGGACAACCCGCTGTTCTTCCCGGAGCACGACCGGGTGATCCTGGGGGGCAACCTGCACGGCCAGTCGACCGCGTTCGCGCTGGACTTCCTGGCCATCGCGATGAGCGAGCTGGCCAACATCGCGGAACGACGCACCTACCAGTTGCTGTCTGGCCAGCACGGCCTGCCCGACTACCTCGTGCCGCGGCCGGGCCTCGA encodes:
- a CDS encoding BtrH N-terminal domain-containing protein produces the protein MRVLLDEPPFWFHDLGNCLHDCLAVLLLARGFDPVEALGAVWQFHHDPAQVRGEEFYHPTPRPTLGETMFPFHPVRARWTHPTDGAAGWDGLRQSLREGRLAIAAVDNFHMPIRPAFGDVHAAHLVVVWGYDDDTGEAYVLEPTPPLYRGPIPIADFLRARGSGNEARPETRDYFFAGPRIAHRWIDVEFTGPPPVTDAAWVAAVIRSNVDEFRDPTPSPAGRGGLDGLRHWLGDIRDRAHGGNAEVAAGALGELYGVGWAAQGAAALHADFLRAAGRRLGRDELAQAGRQVDRLANEWTALRVFGAHGSTGALRVAEQLGPRSRRLLAGLEEALDRLDATAAALVSEPAVAGAAR
- a CDS encoding non-ribosomal peptide synthetase, which translates into the protein MRPELARRPLSDTVAASFAQERFWFVDQLRPDSALHNLAFGVDVDGPLDEGALAAALHEVVRRHELLRTRFAVVDGALCLGPVDPVGPRLVARDVPAARLDELTRAAADKPFDYRAGPLLRMLLLRRSPSRHRLVLVAHHAVFDGWSFGVFLAELAELYAAHRQDRPARLPGLALQYRDYAAWQREAFAAGAFDEDLAYWAGQLAGDPPPPPLPADFPRPSRPLLRGATHRFQLPASDVRALRTLAAEEQATEFMAYLVVLQALLWRRGGQTEPRVGSPTAGRSDERLDALIGPFINVVVLRGDLSGDPTLRQLLGRARAATTGALAHQHAPLQHVVERTAARRAPYHVALAVQNFRAPPLDLGEGLRISAFPVDVDAAQHDLSVFVTPSADGAQCMLQYDTAVLRPDTVVALATDFAELVRRLARDPDLPLARLARPEPSPGRFARDAPFPLATAQRRWHAAELARPGDPAAKIVRVVELRPARPAAQVRTAVERLARRHEMLRVGIAPDGRTQSLRPDGGPELRVASTAGDGDPIRGAVERARAAVPHLDRCGVEVTLVEPAGRSVLVIAAHRAVVDDDGVDRLCRDLAADDPATEPEDRWELAPGHLDWALWCRRRAARRDEAAEALWSHRHAAAAEPLVLAGRAPATAADTATRDVRVRLDAAATARLDAVCAAAAVSRRTGLLTVLGLLLARHTGRTETWIGVEVAPPGAPDPHIEVGTRAELLPVPVEAGDAGLPEVLTAVEAALAEARAHAGSEATPAAARIVFRHRPAVPADPATGGVGVDVTGAAEAELTVTARDAADGVDLVFAFRAQQFEPDAAEQLAGRFAALLDRLCATPDRPVRRAAVVVGAERAALLRAGDRLAATGPDATLHGRFATHAAADPERIALLHGARAVRYGELDRWSNQIGHALVRLGVPSGGVVAVVAENGPLAVAALLGVLKAGAAFACLDPAQPPARLDAVLRRTAPAAVLMDRAAAARHGGSATVVLDDGGASEREPVPEPWRGPVLDTGSEPATAPGRTVTPNDLAYLAFTSGSTGRPKAIPHAHRDLAQFAQWQSTAFDVGPGARMGQLAPMPFDVAYCEIFGALCHGATLCLRPAGGHGDPVALAAWLARDRVSVLQVIPALFREMLAAAGPLPELRTVLFVGEALHTELVRRARHRLGPAVRLVNVYGPTEVVAATYQVVTDLPDTAVVPIGHPIDGRQVVVLDPAGELCPPGATGEVCVHSSYLAPGYRGDEAQTAQRFVTGVLPEVPGVLYRTGDLARLRPGDLALEFAGRLDNQVKISGIRLELEEVEAAVARHPDVRQCVAAVRGGSGPYDPGRLVAYVVTDDGAAPADLRDVLRDSVPTHMVPADVVALPALPRTANGKIDRAALPDPPTRPDTGAAHVAPRTFLERQLAGLVAQVLGVERVGVHDDFFALGGNSLQAARLVNRAREALGLELSLQSLLTEPTVAAAAAAADRTGGYEAEVARLERELRELPPEQLRALLARHQAGGVPAEPREP
- the hutH gene encoding histidine ammonia-lyase yields the protein MTHADPIDTARETVEITAERYTLEELYQIATRRPRLALAPDVAKKIGEGARYIAQISGQDRHIYGVNTGFGSLCTTRISPEHMSDLQHKHLVSHACGVGDVVPERVSRLMMLVKLLTFRAGYCGISLDVVGRMLDMWNADVIPAVPKKGSVGASGDLAPLAHLALPIIGLGRVHVGGAVMDAHEVLAERGWQPLRLRPKEGLALTNGVQYINALAADSIVRCGELIRAADLIASLSIQAFSCADTFYQQILHDTCLHPERGVVAANLRALLDGSNHPTLPGANVAREDPYSFRCVPQVHAAVRQTYGHARTVIEQECNSVSDNPLFFPEHDRVILGGNLHGQSTAFALDFLAIAMSELANIAERRTYQLLSGQHGLPDYLVPRPGLDSGLMIPQYTSAALVNENKVLATPASIDTIPTCQLQEDHVSMGSTSAYKLDQIIGNCEYVLAIELLTAAQAVDLNEGLRLSERTRAVFDDFRTVVPFLAEDRQQSIDIELARQYVRQHRSAWAQVLA